In Parasteatoda tepidariorum isolate YZ-2023 chromosome 8, CAS_Ptep_4.0, whole genome shotgun sequence, the DNA window GGTTTTCGTTTTTTCTTGCTTCGTTTTTACTTACTTATAAAATGGCTCCTGAAGAAACAACGAACATCATTCGAAAATTGATTACTTTAACGAAACGGGATCAGAAAGTTccaaaatttgtgaaaaatgcgCGTTTGAGTGCTGTTAGTTTCTGCAgaattaaatgaagtttttcttctacaattatACCAGAAACTGTTCGACGTGCTTTCAGAGCAGCTGGATTACATGGACGCTCAGGTTTTTTGGTTTGGACATGGTTTTTTTACTGCGGAAAACAAAGTTTACGCTTTCCTTTGCAagattaatgttaaataaaccACAAACTTACAGGAATGTCTTATTTGCTcgtgaaaacaaatttaacttcTTTGGTTCTAATGGGCgtatggagaagaaaaaataaacttaatccTAAGAACTCTGTTGGAACAATTAAGCATGACGGTGGATGTGCTCTGTGTGGGGCTGTATGTCAGTATGAAAACTTGGTAAGTTACTATTTATTGATGGTATATTAAATcatgctatttatttaaatattttaagaaacaatttaaatttatcctcCCAAAATTTAGGTATTGACTTCGGCATtgttttattccaaaataacGATCCTAAGCATACGGTTCTCAACGTTCGCTTCTGGTTGTTAAATACGATGATCACGgggttttaaatcattataaacgcctataacataatatatttaataacaaaaacatggAAGATGTTCATGATACAGTGTCATGGAGGAAACTGATTACAATTACTGATTTTACATTACTGCGCAAAGCGCCATTTGTTGAGTTTTAGAAATTGTTATTAacattgagaaatattattaactgtttttttttttNtttttttttttttttttttttttttttttttttttttttgtcgtgtCTGCTTATTAACTTTGATATCTCCATAATTgcctacaagtttaaaaagcaCAATCTCAATCGTTAGATTTAAACCCAATATAACATAATTGTAGATTAGAAGTTAGTGTACGAAATGGAAcgaaaaatgaactaaaaaacaaaagtaataaaaaaatagaggaacattgatgcagaaattataaaaagaagctGGTTAATTTATTCTCCCCTTTTAATAAGTGTTGTAAATGTTGATGGATGTTCTACTaagtactaattaaaaaaaattagaatatttactaatatgtggaaaaaattttaaaagtgtacgatgccttttattaattaatatttttgtattttttattattattgatttcctaaaaataaagttttactatgcttttaaaatatttcatgcaatTTTGCTAAGAACTGGTTATATATACTATTAACTACCCATTCTGACGTGTTTATTTTagccaaatatttatttattttatttaatagttttttaataaagttgatAAATCAATTCGGGATTAATTTACCAACATAGTAGTACTGTAGCTGTAGATCTGGGTATTTTCAATCCTATGTTCTGCGGCCAGAAGTATTTGTTACATCATATTCGATTATTGTTTGTATACATATTTATGGACAGATAACATACTTTAtagttaactattaaaatatttttttatattatatttcattataccCACCTGGCAATAAATCCTTAAGCATTCTAGAAAAGAAACTCAGAGTATCTTCACTGCCAGTTGATTGATACCATTTCTTAACTTCATCCAATGTGGTTAATTCTGAGTTTACTATCTCTCCTATGTGACCAATTTTCAAGTAGTgtttgtctaaaaataaattttatttttacaaatttcgatTGTAAAATTCATGGTTGTAAGTGACactttaatgaaaagaaatttcgcAAGCTAGTATtggtgcaaaaattaaattaaaacagcacAAATGCCAATATTTTCTTATACagcttctaaaataaaataaaaaaagttttgtaacaataaagaaaaagcatACCATCAGGATATTTAATCGGCGGTAAGATATAGGAACCAATGATATCTGGCTGATTTTTAGGACCTTCGTTACGGGTTATCACAGTTGGCatcgaactaaaaaaaatattttttgaatttaacattAAAGCTGCCGAGACACTATAATAATAAGATTTAGTATATGTTTTACGACCAACAAGAGCATCGGTCTtgttaataatctaaaaaatatctgtttatcatttattgtgctgctcaatttttttttatctaatgtcTACTACTGACAAATAATTACTCTTTTCATTTACAAGAGCTCTGATACTTCTTAAACTAAATGTATCTAGATATTATAAATCTGATTAGGAGAATCTTCTACTCACGCACTACAGCCCCTTGCAGGTCTTCCTTCGTCGCCTCAAGCATACATTCTTTCTAGCATTATCTATCCGCAGCGACATCTCTCCGATTGTTACAAAGTTATTCAACCATCTAGATGTGTCTTCTTTCTACCTGGGATTCCTTAGGTTTTTTGAACATTAAGGTCTTAGATGAATTACATTCTGAGCTTCTCCAAATATAATCCGGCCATGTTAATCTATTAGTTTGGGGTCTTGGTGTAGAAGCTTTAGAAACTGAATATTACCGCTTACCATCTGATCTAAATTGTGGTAGTGTAGTTTATTGCGCGTGCATGAATCATAGTCTGTTACCAGTAACTTATAAGTGTAGCTCCAGTGCAACCTTATAAATAACTATGGGTGACATGGGTTATTTGTAGTTGCCTATACCTGTACAGATCAACCTGTACCTATACAGATTAATGTTGTATCCTATTACGTCGCTCCCTTCGTGGTCAAGCAGATCAAATGATCACAATTCTAAAGAGTGATATAACTTTAACAACCATACAATATAAGAACGGAAAGAAAAGCGTGAGCAGCCAGTTTGCATGGTGAAAACGATAAAGACGTAAAGAATATGGAATCCTgactattaaaaacttaaatgctaaaataagcTACTGATATATAGGCTTCAAAGAACAGTTTACGCAGACGTTGGAATGTTTCCGAGTTTTCTCTAAGGTTTGCAAATGCAACACTAATTCGGTCAGGTAGCACTCTGGAAATCGATTCCTGTAAAATCTTACCTCGTCAGCAGGATTGCCGTTTGTAGCCCCTTGCTTTGTTGCATAGCTGGCAACAAATAGTAGTTGAATGATGGATTTTTCAAAAAGCGAGTGCAAAAGCATTTGCTTTGCGACTTCACATTGCATCGTGAAAGCTGATTGTTTTGGCAAGCTATATGACTAATTGTTCAGCTTTGTAACACACtatgtaaaataatgtataatacaTGCAAGGTGTTTTGTAATTTAcgcccttaatatatatttttgaaatcctaCTCAAACATATTTGCAAGTATTTCAGTGAGGAGGAAACAAAAGCACTACCGAAATTAAATCTGACAAATTGTACTTAAAGAAGAGacagatgattaaaaaaaacatcaaattttgtttgattttaagcTTGAAGGTGTTTCTAATAACAGCCTTTCAACTGTTCTGTTCTTCCGTGAAATCAAACAGTTTTAAACTCTCCTTCCTCAAAAGTGATCCTTCAAATTATATCGATTTAGCATAAATACTAATTCACAGCTCTTAATgagcacattttttttccaccttcatttttgaaaaggattcTGACAACCTATATTTATGGACCTTGTTTACAGAATACTCAGCATATGCTTTTGTATCCTGCAATAGCCGCCTATAATAATATATCTCTCAGCATAAATACTAATTTGCTGCCttgaataagataatttttttatatttcattttgacaaGGATTCAATAAGTGTATGAGGTATCGATTATAGAGCACACTgcatgtttttttacttttgagttCTGTAGTAGCGCGATAAGGTGAAGTCTATGAATTAGGAAAATCTAAggccataaaatttaaatgaagacaAAACGTTTCCAAATCTTTATCAATCGTTGTGGAAGTCAGAATGAACAAAGAATGGATTAAAGTCATCATAATCCATTTTGTCTTGAGGGATTGTAATGCAATACCTATTTGATAGAAACCGCATTCACAGCGTTctatacatatttgtttttgcaCGGATTTTAAGCCGTATCTAGGGCTATCATCACAAAACACTGTAtatgattggaaaaaaaagtagttaaaattaatcaaaaatattttgaaatcctagctatatttataaaagtaattaagtaaattattaaaacatattttcaccTTAGTCTTACTGCTTCTTCTTTTGGTATGCTCAAAAATGTGGCTGTTTCTTTACGCAAAGAAGTTTTCAGCGGTTTATTCgggtaaaacttttttaagtttatgaaaGCTCCTGGACACAATAGAATTCTTTTTGCTCTTATACATATGTTGTGTTCAGTTATTACCTGCAACAAACAGaatatactataaaatacagggttattcataatttcctCTGTTTATTACAACCTTAtatttactacaactggcttcagtggtacatgttactgccatctaccggcaactgcttaaattaaaacgtgaatactttcggaataatttcatctgttcttttttgccatattcgtcttcgtttttttactataacgcttcgaaaccccggagggaattatgaataaccctgtataaatttttaattaaaaattcggaggaaaataatttgaattgaaataatgtttaaacTAAGTTGACAGTTGAAATATATTACTATGTTAGTAAGTGGTTTTAGACACAGCTTGCTTTTGCCCTTAAATTATGGTTATCAATTATAGTTAgagatataaaattatagttactaAGTTACATTTGAATGAACCATCGGAAGTACATTTGTTGGTACATTTGAATGAACCAtcggaatttaaatttttagtgaattatatattttttcttacaaatttgaattaatattatttacttcatttaaatttttttgctatgaGCAAATTTTGGTTACTTACTGATGTTTTCTAGACTTGtctttttgttgcttaaaaCATAAAGGGTTTATctctaaatttaagtatttaacaaattaaacagACACATTCATTCACAATTTTCTAAGTTTCAAAActatgaatatttcaaaaaatttaagtattttaagaagtttatCGTGACCCCCCATTTCGACTCTTTTCATAAATTGTACTAAATTATATCATTGCAAACTGAGCATATTCATTCATGAACGTATTTGCAAACTTATGTGCAGGaatgaaatgtacaagttttaagtcagcattattttttttttattgtttgtacaGGGTGCAAAGCGAGCTCCCTGATACTCAAAATATAACTATTGATCTAAAGATCGAATTTTCAAGTTCTAGAACTCAATTTCAATGCTTTACTTTAAATATGGttattaatttgtgcagatgatattttaagttatctaatcaggcacaaaaacgtactttctcggaataagcatacattttttttaacagattcgGATgcttgaccctcaaaatatggagGGTAAACGTAATCTGGAAAATACGGTCTCAAAAGTTTGGTCAGGACAGCGGTCGAAAGTCTGTaccacttaatttttattatttatttttacttacttatttattattttatactgggtgtaaatatatgtataatgtcgaaatatattattatacttcgaaatataaaattatgtataatgtcgaaaattttaaattgtaaaattaaaaaaaattacatgatttttaaagaatgtaattttaaatggcaaaatacaaaattttagcataattggtcaaattatgctaaaattttgagttaaaattttgagttcaaattaatttctgagttattaaattttaaagttgtatatttaaaatttgaattctcaCGATCTATTCGGccgattttgttaaaattttaaattttgtgataatgtaaaaatttttataccttacaatttaaaaatttttcttgacgattattaaataaaataataaaaagagcaaatttttattaagaattatgtttttcataGAATTACCTGTGGGTAAACATATTTGTGTATGagttcgtaacttaaaatattgtctgcaataattaattagcatatttaaggtgaGGTCCTCGAACCattgagattgagtcctagtacatTACAATCCGATCATTCGATCCAAAGTTGTTCAGGGTGTTTACTTTTGCTTCGCGTTTgtaatgaaactaaatataactaaaataatcatGTAACTGAATGTAAAACaattaagcaaaagaaaaaaaaagcattttaaacatataaagttttatcacattttacaaTGAACAACACAAATAATGATAGGCAACGTATGAATTCATAAACACTACacgttttaatatttgaatatattaaaaaaatacttcctttttctgattttgtttacatttttgtgtttacgTCAATAAACATGCAACGTCATTGACCTAAAGCAATAGAAAAACATTCTAACTAGCtcactttgaatattttatgcaaatgaataAACAGAAAGGCAGATAGAAATctacaaatatatttgatgtctaaaatgataagtttttattattgttattattttcaaggTAAAACAACAAGAAATCGGAACTTAAATGCGAAAGCCATGCTAATAGTTATCCTTGATCAACTCTTGTTATCTAGTTTAATTCAAAAcagcttttgtttttattatatagctTCTTGCAAATATCTTGATTATCGTTTGtgtcatttgaattttttttaaaaatactctgcTTACTATAATGTCAGAGGATTTTTAGTCAGATCTATTTTCGTAAAGGATTATGgtgataaatttgaaagtttcatgggcatttttaaaaatgaaacttccttgtaagaaattaaaactgcGGCTTAGGTAAGATTCTACTGCGAATGCGTAAcgtatgtaaataaatacaaaaaaatattttaatgacaaattcagaatttttatacttatgtctataaataagtaaatatttgaacttGGCTTATGCAaactataataaactaaaaacaattactttaagaaaaagatgCTTTTGATTTATTGCTTTCGTCAATCGTActtacaaatatgaaataaaatagctcTCACTATGATACAATTGCTATTAAAAGTGAACCTTGcagatatgaataattttaattaaacattaatgaggtaaaatcaccaaaattttaaaatcattcttaaaattaattaatttacatattcttaaaactaatattttctaactactcaaaaataatttgctctTCATATTTCTTAGCGAAAATGGTTAGTTGTCGTCACAAAAAGcatgacaagaaaaaaaatttccgtgcAATTactacacataatttttttctatattgtaccctcttcataaaattttacgcttcataaattttttttctatattgtaccctcttcataaaattttacgcttcataaaatgtttttctatattgtaccttcttcataaaattttacgcttcataaaatttttttctatattgtaccctcttcataaaattttacgcttcataaattttttttctgtatagtaccctcttcataaaatttttttctatattgcacccacttcataaaattttacgcttcataaaatttttttctatgaagtacccttttcataaaattttttaattaagaatttgcAGGGCCCGATTGAAAGAAGAAGTAGGCTCAAGGCCTACGCGAATATGCACATATTAAATTGTCCCTATTCACCTTCTAATACCTATTAAAcggcttttattattttaaccccaagaaaaaacaatttcatttagaaCTTCATTCTGAATTAGAACTATTGGTATATATTAATTTGATGAATTTAATAGTTATAgcttattagaaaattaaattaaatagaagtAGTTTTAATATGCTTAAGCCTTTATCAAAGTTGGAGAGTAGAAAGGCATAATCTCTCAGTGGGTAAATGACTTTTATCCAacctttatttgaaaagaatatttaaaccatggttacaaattaaataatttcacattttagctACCTTTACTGATCTTTCGAAATACTCCacctaaaaaaaaagctttgataGTGATAAATCTTACGCATTATTTGAATTTACTAAGGCCCACCAAGTAAAGCACTTATGAAATTATACTTCCATAACTGAAAATATACTTCCATAATTTTCATGGTATTGTACATCGGTGTTGGTATTGTAcatatgttataaatatttttaataactttgtaACTCatgaatgcattatttaaagtGTTGACAAAATTCAATAAGCCTCCTTCACAGCAGTGGCGGATCCAGCGTGGTGGAGGGGGGTTGTCGTAGGAGTCATGACCCCCCctccaaattgaaaaaaataaaaataataatttttttaacggcttacaaacgaaataaaatattttaaaaattatttaagggggcATATACACCTAAGTAGGtcgaaaaatcgatttttttccatctaattAAATACATGTTCTTCACTGTTTCAAGAATCATAATCCAAAAGATTAAAACGATATTCGTCAAAGTttcattgtaaacattaaaGAATCTCTTAAATGCTTCCGTGAAAGTTGTCGAAACAGAATAGGAGTCATGCCCCCccccaaattgaaaaaaataaaaataataatttttttattagtttacaaacgaaataaaatattttaaaaattatttaagggggcATTTACACCTAAGTAGGtcgaaaaatcgattttttttccatctaattAATTACATGTTCTTCACTGTTTCAAGAATCATAATCTAAAAGATTAAAACTATATTCGTCATAGTttcattgtaaacattaaaGAATCTCTTAAATGCTTCCGTGAAAGTTGTCGAAGCAGAATTTCATCTTTAGGTGGCAAAATGGCAGCGTGACACAGAAGCAGGACTTGAAGTGAGAAATTGATTTGgatgttgaaaaaatcattgacagatttgccgaaatttctaagaaacgcattacatttattatttaaagatgttgaatacttgaattatttatgtattgttcattatgaaaaaaataaatgagaagactaGCATTAGAaaccccaattttttttcaaaaaaaatatttaaaaaatttttttttataaaaatatttattgtgggGGGGATCTGAGTCTATGAACCCCCCCCCCAGGAAAAATGTCTGAATCCGCCCCTGCTTCACAGTTCAGGGGAGtcgaatttcaaaacatttaggGGAGtcgaatttcaaaacatttgttcTAACAAATATACTTATAAGACCTTCTTAAcccttaaagttaaatttgttttacaatatttttacctCGTGCAGTCCATTAACTGGCTCTCTAACTTCTTCGACAACGTCATCAATTATATGACATCCTTGCATTTTTGCGACTTTCTTCTGCGCAGCAACCATATTCCTCGGACTAATATAACCAGATCCCATATCATCAAAAAATATCGATGCATTTTCCTTTACTTTGAAAAACGGAAACCTAAGTAGAGAACACACGAGGACTAAAATcagatttataaattagaaatttaaataagcttAGAAATTTACTCGATATTGAATAACTCAAAATCACGAATTCAATATTTTgctaactaataaaatattataatataatatgcacaaaaatttatattttcctattGAATATATTTCACGGTTAAAACGTAGATTCGTTCTAAACAAAAAAGACCATTTGTTTGGCGaagtattttgccattttaccCTATATTCCATTATCATTTTACCTTACATTCgaagcaaaatagtttttttcaaatttaattaaaacaaattttaaaattttatgaacagatataaattattttaattgttctaaaattagaaaataccaTTTCTACATGctctaaaaaattgcatatctgTTAAGCTATTAATCGTTTAATTTCCTCTAGCTTCACTTTTTGATAATTATCAATAGCTTTGTAATCTTAGTCTGTAAATGTAGGGTTAGTAGAAATTTCAGaacttagattttttaaagaaaaacaaaaatatgtccaataaaaataatactatcaACTTCATATGTCCATgtaaatactattattattaatggttaataaacaaaatgaagttcagtcttagaaaatgaaattttggagTCCTATAGCGTTATCCAGCGTAGGTTAAGCTACTTTCGCTGATTTTCtatttgttcttaaatattatcgttttaaatacaatataaagaaaaagcaaaactacttttaataataattaattattatttcttaaatacagTCGTTTAAAGAAACAATCTGAACATTGTATATTCTGATtggaagcattaaaaaatatcatggtaattaataattattatgaattcgtaaatacaaacgttttaaaaaactatctgTACATTGGTTATATAGAAAAagtataaagaataataaaactgccacactaattaataattattctgaaTTACAATCGTTTTATGGAACATGCATTGCTAAATCAAAAACAAAGCATAAGAAAGTCTAaacaatttgtaattaaaaacaatttttattattttaaatatcttaaatttaaaattatattagttagTCATaatttagcagaattttttgtaattgcatattattattattataattatcaaaaatatatctatagcGGCaagacaaaaaagtattttatatttatattgatttttttaactgtattacttaaaataattaagtatttcagaagtttaaaaaaaaattattaagttgaagaaaaggaaatttGCATATTTGCTGTTTAAATACTACCAATACATAAGATTTCCTAACCAATTGGTAGTAGAGCTAGAGGACATCCAAAACTTCGATGTCTGGACGCTTTTACCACGGTTTTCAAAACAGTTAGAGTGTTGAAATGGTAAAATCTGGTGGTAAAGCGAACTGAGTGGTGAAATGTTTCGGAGAAAGGCCTAGTCCTACCATGGATTGTTGTGCCAATGATGGTGGGacgaaaaaaactttacattttcattGTTTGTTTGGAATTATGTTTTCGTCCGAGAGGGTAGAACCACTCGCTCTTGCTCTAGAAATAGTTAACAGGGAATAGTACAAGTAAGTTATGACAGTCAGAAAAGAAGCAGAGTTTACTAGAGGTTTCCATCTTGAATGGAACATTAACATTCAGCTCCTTGCCAATTCCTGTAAAGAAAACGTGTAGGAATATATTGCCAAAAATAAAGTGGCTGTTTAACAATGACCAGGAAACTCTCCGCATTTGAATCCCAAGGAGAATCTATGAATATTTGGATGTACGATCTCAAAAATGTattccagttttaaaaaaatagcttcatAAGCACAGAGATCTTTGTTgtagaaaggaaaaatagcgactagagaaagaaaataatgacaGACAGGTTAACCAAactgtttaatcaaaattaaataacaggtTTTCACCCAAAcggttaattttttcaataacatttgGTTTAACAAAGATTTTCTACTCCcaaaatggaaatatatttgtcaaataaataaataaaatagccaGTATGGCAAAACTCTCCTGCATGTTTATAAGAGTGTCTGAGAAAACTCTTTggattttgaagcaaaaattcacaaaaatgaatttcatattgaaaaaatatcctcATGAGTTCAGTGGTTCAATTGAAGGGATAAACCACGGCTAGTTCCTGTTGTAGAAATGATAAACAACCATTAGGTCAACCCTTGTAGAGCCAATGTCAAAGTAAGGAGCTGAATTTAAAAGGGGGACATAGGAAAAATTAACTaagaacaatatttataaatattttctctaaattgCTGTTTTTCATCACAAACTCTTTGACTCAACTAACACGAGCTTGTCAATGTTTTACAAGATCTTGGGAAtaagtaaatgtaatttttgcacGACATATTGCGTATAAATTTTAGAGGagtttatattattgatattttttaaaattaggtcattaattttttattagtgtaaTATCTCACAACATACCTTCTgtagaaaatatcttttgaagaTAGATCAACGCACTGAGTGCACCCAGGTGTGTTTTTGTCCAAAAGATGCCAAGTTTCATAATGGTGTTGGTCAAATATTAACATTGATCCGCATGGGTTGTAGAATTTGATATCTTGAATGAAAatgcaatgaataaataataataacaaatatcattttaaatatcattttcctaaaaaaattagttttccttcgtttgataaaaaattata includes these proteins:
- the LOC107449057 gene encoding putative sarcosine oxidase — protein: MCIHGSAIEYDLCIVGAGMFGSAAARHASVNPTLKVCLIGPEEPTEEEFKNREIFGAHYDEGRIVHANETCEAYQTLNRESISRFREIEKLSDIKFYNPCGSMLIFDQHHYETWHLLDKNTPGCTQCVDLSSKDIFYRRFPFFKVKENASIFFDDMGSGYISPRNMVAAQKKVAKMQGCHIIDDVVEEVREPVNGLHEVITEHNICIRAKRILLCPGAFINLKKFYPNKPLKTSLRKETATFLSIPKEEAVRLSSMPTVITRNEGPKNQPDIIGSYILPPIKYPDDKHYLKIGHIGEIVNSELTTLDEVKKWYQSTGSEDTLSFFSRMLKDLLPGLKVEKIFNVPCVTADSPTGFPYIDRLTPTVTVAAIGNSRGAAMCEEVGRLAAHLSVTGKWDSKISKSLFEVIYE